The genomic stretch gcagcagcagcaagtgtgcAATTGCTTTTGCTGATCTGCTTGTGTCAGAATTctgtttccaaaatattttgagaGCTCCCCAATCATTTTCTAATGATCTGTTTTAAGGTGGTGCGGGAAAGCACGTAGAGAGCCTGCAGTTGACCTTGTGCTGACTCAGGCCAGGAGGAAGCTGCTGTGGCCGAGGAGGAACCCTTCCTCCCTTAGTTCATACCCAGGTTGTCAGGggtgggcagaggaggaaggGCTGGGATATGTGGCTTTGCCTGCTGTTtggttatttttaattaacaattcattcaaaaaacaaaagctacCTGTGTTAAAAGTAGAACTGAATGATTCCAATGCattctaacagagttttgcaatgaacagaggaaaagaaaaattgaattaCTTTTTAGGCATAGggttttttggtgtttgtttgttttacattgAACCCCTTAGTGAACCCcccactgacattttttttttttaaagctgtcttGCCCAGTTCCGTCAGAACTTGCCTTTCCAGAACAATTGCATGGGTGTAAACAAATATAATAGCCAATTTGCTCCTAAAATTTTCACTTGTTTCACTGTGTTAGAGGAGAAACAGTAACACAGATATCCTTTAAAATGCATCTTGATGGCTACTTTCTGGCTATAAATTAAGataaaaacatttagaaaggTTGGGCCATTTCAGACTAATACAGGTACTTGTGTTTATTGTTTTGTCTCTGAACGTGTGGGTTTCTCCACTTGGTCATTACTAAGTGATTCCTGCATCCCGAGGAagtgctgtttttgtttgttttggaaaatggGATCAAACCCAATATGTCTTcatactttctcatttttctttatatatttgatcATCAAAATCAAGCTGAAGAGCAGATATTATTTATGGGTCTGGTATTGTATGTGAGACCAATGATCTCCACTCTTGTCAGAAGATGAGCAACATTTTGCCAGTCTTTCTCCTGAACTACCATCATCAATCCACAGCACAGCAACCCCCATGGAGGGGAGATGAGGGGAGGCCTGAGAGTTGGTACCCCAACATACCACCACACACTGTTGCCACACTAGAGCCTTTGCCATGCAGGAAGATGTGATTGGCAACTAATCCAGATCCTGTGTTCTGTGATTCTCAGACCAAAGATTTTAATCCAGATTTCATCACTGACTTCTTCAGTTAGCCCTTTGGAACTGTCAAATCAGGATATCAATTTGCCATGGTAAATAGAAATTCAAATAGCTTGGCTCTAGTGTGACAATAGTGTTGGGTGAATTTTGGCAAATCTTAAGATATCTGAGATGttttactatattcattctttttacttgGTTAGAGAAGTTctattattttagaaaagataaGACAGTACaaatcaggaaaacagaaatttCCTGAAATCCCATCACCTTGATATTTTGGCAGTTTTAAGTATATCTCTAGTCTTTATTCTGTGCATATATGTAATAATTTTGCCCTACAAGTCTAGTCTTTCTGTATAATTTTATCTTCTCCATTTTTTACattgacagtgaaagtgaaagtcactcagacatgttcgactctttgtgaccccatggactgtatagtatagACTTGATTGTATAGATTGTACAGACTGGACTGTAtagaattcaccaggccagaatactgaagtgggtagcctttcccttctccaggttatcttcccaacccagggaccaaacccaggtcccctgcattgcagatggattctttaccagctaagccacaagggaagcccaagaatactagagtgggtagcctatcccttttctagcagatctttctgacctcagaatcaaaccagggtctcctacattgcaggtggattctttacaaacttaGCCATCAAGGAAATCCATGTTTTACATTAATCTTATATTATGAATTTTTatgccttttaaatattttttacaaataatGATTTTAATGATGATATAAAATTGTATCACATGAATATAGTATATTTGATTTAATCGGCTACCTGTTATTGgtcagtttattttctcacatttctccCTCCACTTAATGTTGCATTGAACAATTTAATACATTAATCttcatgcattttaaattattccCTTAAGTTTAACACTTGTATGTGAtataagaatctgaaaatataagATTTAGAAATTTTGTGCCATTTGGACTAATACAGATATTTGTACTATCTTTTGAAATTCTTTCCTAACTCATTAGGTAAAAACAGGCACTATTTTCTAATctaaatttcttaaattatttatagttttgacattttgcatatttataagccacttttaaatttcttctatgaattttctatttgtgctctttgctcatttttctacaTGGAATATTtgactttgttattattttataaaatctcttTATATATTAAGGTATTAACACTTTGCTGCCAtgctttttggaaaatatttccccagtttgtcttttttttttttttttttagttttacttaCTTTATTCCCTTATAGAAAAAACATGGTTTTTATGAAGTCAGATTCATGTAATCTTTAGCAtgattctctttgctttttattcttaCAGAGGCTGTTTtcactgtagaaaaaaaaattattcactgatatgaaaagtttaaaaatactaaatttctggcactttttaaaaaacatactagAATATAAAAATCTATTGTACATTGAATGAAGACAGGTTGGGGTCTGTCTTCACTACTGAATCTAGGGTCTGGcatcatgcctggcacatagcaaacgACAATCAGTATTTGTGGGaggaattaatttctttttattggatgAAAGCAGGATTTACCAAACTGTGTTCAGCAAGGTGCTCCACAAAAAATGGAGGCTTCCCTCATTAGGAATAAGTTTTGGAAACTCCACAAACAGCATGCGCTTTTCATTATTCCCCACAATCATCAGTGCACTGAAGGCCTCAAGAAGTCCTGAcagggaatcccatgaactgGTTTTAAGACCAGTGGTTCCATACTTCTTTGGTTTTAACCTTGGGCCTctccccctgcccaccctccactTATACGCTTTTAATCTCCCCTGAAACCACGGTCACACTGGACCACCCTTGAGTTAACAATGAGCTGTGGCCACGTGGGCGGAGATGAAGGCAAACGCAGCTTGCCAGTCCCTGTTGGAAGGATGAATCTGAATGTCTGTCTGAcctcctttctgtttctgtctttccTCTTGGCCAGGGTTCTAGCGTGTTCCTCTAGCCCCGTGATGGCCGTGGACATCGAGTGCAGGTACAGCTGCATGGCCCCCTCCTTGCGCAGAGAGCGGTTTGCCTTCCAGATTGCCCCAAAGCCAAGCAAACCTCTCAGGCCTTGTATTCAGCTGAGCGGCAAGAATGAAGCCAGTGGGACGGTGGCCCCGACGGTCCAGGAGAAAAAGGTGAAGAAGCGGGTGTCCTTCGCCGACAACCAGGGGCTGGCCCTGACGATGGTCAAAGTGTTCTCCGAGTTCGATGACCCGTTAGATATTCCGCTGAACATCACCGAGCTCCTGGACAGCATCGTGAGCCTGACAACAGCGGAGAGCGAGAGCTTTGTGCTGGATTTCTCGCAGCCATCAGCGGACTACCTGGACTTCAGAAATCGGCTTCAGACCGACCACGTGTGCCTGGAGAACTGCGTTCTGAAGGACAGGTCCATTGCAGGCACCGTGAAGGTGCAGAACCTCGCGTTCGAGAAGACGGTGAAAGTCCGGATGACCTTTGACACCTGGAAGAGCTTCACAGACTTTCCCTGTTGGTACGTGAAGGACACGTACGCGGGTTCAGACAAGGACACGTTCTCCTTTGACGTCAGCTTGCCTGAGAAAATTCAGTCTTACGAGAGGATGGAGTTCGCCGTGTGCTATGAGTGCAATGGACAGACGTACTGGGACAGCAACAAAGGCAAAAACTATAGGATCATCCGGGCGGAGCTGCAGTCTACCCAGGGAACAGCCCAGCCGCCAAACGGACCAGATTTTGAAATAGCCTTTGACCAGTTTGGAAGCCCTCGGTGTTCCTACGGTCTGTTTCCGGAGTGGCCTAGTTATTTAGGATACGAGAAGCTTGGGCCATACTACTAGTGACAGCCTGGGATGGAGCCGGGCTCAGTGGGTGCGGATGAGCCGAGCTGCAGTCGTCCtgagatggagagggaagcccgGAGAAGAGCTGAACTGCCATCATACACAGTTTTGAAAGTAAAGGATCCTAGTCACTTTTCTCCTTCAATCAGCCAAGACAGCCAGGTTTTGATCACAGAACTGGGTTCACGCTTGGAGGAGATGGCTGTGATGGTCCGTTTGGCAATGACGGTCTGTCTGAGCAGGATGATGCTGGAAAGGGTCTGGACGGGACCCAGGCTTGTGGGCAGCCCTGGCTAGGCCAGAGGAtgttggctcagtgataaggagTCCCTCTCCTCTTGGGTGTGGGAAGTCAGTCCCCTGGCAAGCCCTCGGTCCTCCCCGTGGCCCCTCTTCTGGGGGTCTTCACCACCCAGCCGGGGCCTTCTCACCTGTTGCATGGGCTTTACACTTTATCTCTGCATTTTTTGTGCACTTGGTTTTCTTCCACAGTTCAGCTGCTGTTCAGGAAAAGATGATGCAGGCCGATCAACTTGTGATGGAGACGGGCATTTCCTCTTTCTGACCCTGTTTTGACAGCCCAGCAGAGAACGACACACCAGCAATGGGAAGTCAGCTGGCTCCTGGGCGGTGTCACCAATGGTGCACTAGGCTGATGCCAGCAGGACAGGCATGAATGGGACGCTTAGCTTCTCCTCTTGGCTTTGGGGGAGCTTTCTAAGCCCTCGCTCTTACCCTGAGTCACCGGACAGCTTGGTTACAAGACTTGTTGTAACTTGCTCAGCTGGCTTGCCCGTGTCTCTTTCTTCACAAAAGGATTTTAGAATCTCTTTTCCTGGAGAGTCATCATTTACGCCATGTTTGGGACGTTTGGATTTGCAGATTCAATATATCCTCCACACCTCCAGAAAACATTTGGTTGTATTTTGACTCTGATTTACAACATCCACATTGTAAACAACACTTTACCAGCCCCCACGGACTTTGATTTGGTAGTTCTTATTTATGGTGTGTGGGTGTGGAAAGGGATGGGGAGAAAAACCTCATCAAGTTCTCAGATTTGATTTTTACTGTTTGCCAACTCTGAAGTATCATAGACTCATTGTTCTTAACCACATTGGACTAAAACATTAAAAGTCTGTTGGTTCACACTGTTGTGAGATTCCTGGGACTTTCCTCATCCAATGGATCCCCAAATCCTGTGATTTTTCTTGGGCAAGATTCATTGGTACTTGGGAGtgtttaaaaagtacttttatatgtgtatttgtagaaggtttgggttttgtttttattttcagaacttAATTAAAGGACCGCCTCGTTTTTCTTCTGCCTGATCTTACTAAAGCGAGGTCTTCCTAAGGGGAGGCAGGAGGCGGATACCCCACTCCCTAGATCTGGGGACACAGACCTTGGACTCTGCACGCAAAGAGCCTTCTTTTGCTTGCATTCTCCAGATCAGTTGGAAGAGACCTCCTGGTTTCTGTGGCTTTTGTAAATCAGCATTGAGCAGATCTCGAGTGTCTTGGCTCCTAGAGTTTtgtggttgggtttttttttttttcttttctttttgaactttaaaatgttttgattttttaaaatgctcttaAGTGGTGTTCCATAGAGTTCTTATCCCTGAAACCGGCTGTGATTAGTCTGCAACGTAGTGCTTAATTTTTTATGTCTCTCCCCCGTGGCCAGTGCTGGGGGATTACATGCTAATAAAATTTAAGGGacaatcacatttttttcttatgctgACATTGGGCAGAACTAGGTTTTATGTAAGCATGTCTTACATCCAGTACACAGACAAGATTCTCTATATTATAAATCTGGTGATCAGAATTGTTATACAAGAGTGTAAATCTACACCATTTGGAAGCAAACCTAATTTTATACGGGTCatgaatttattttgctttaagaaGTCCCCTCCCTGCTGTAGTTTATGAAAGGTACAAAGTGTGCTGTCATTTCCTTATGACTAGATCGTTCTCTGTTAGTAAGAAAAATGCCCCAAGTGACTTCTGTATGGTTTTCAGTCATTGTGATCTGAAGGCATTCCCGTGTCAAAATTTGAAATATGGTAATTCAGTGATAAGTATCTCTTTCAAAACAACCACAAACCCTCCCCCTACCCTTCTTTCCTCCCAGCTCACCCCAGCTTTTGTGCTGGGGGCACTGGTTGCAAACCCCCTCACCAGCGCACCTGGGTTGCTCACCCCACCGGGCAAGTCCTTACCTGCTGGCAAAGAAAGACCCTTCTCTGACTAAAGCGAGTGCCTGCCCTGGCTCCCCAGCAGCATTGTCAGGCAGTGAGGTTTTGGCCTCTGAAGAGCACTATCTCCTCTTCACCAGTCAGtctccttttgggcttcccacatggtgctagtggtgaggaacccacctgctaatgcagaaaaCTTAAGAcaagtttgagccctgggttgggaagattcactggaggagatcatggcaacccactccagtgttcttgcctggagaatcccacagacagaggagcttggcgggctgccgtccatagagtcataaaaagttggacactactgaagtgatttagcacacgcATGCTGTCTGCTTTGGGGCCAGTTCTCTCCCAGGATACCAACAGCTGGCCTCAGGACCTGCTCCCAGGGGCTCTCTCCTCGGTTCCTAACTCACCAGCAGTAATATGTCCACACACTTCAGAAAGGGACAGGTTTCTTATCTGGAGACATGACTGTAGCCTGACCTGTAGGTCTGACTCTCTTGGTTATAATGACAAGTGGCCCCTTCCCAACTCGCCCCCGCCACCGCCCCCCCAAAGGACCAGCCTTCTGCCAGTGGTGCAGCTGTCCAGGGGCGGGGAGGCAGCTTCATTTCTGTTTCACATTTATTCCCCCATATGTCCTGGGGAGCGTTTGCAAATTAGGTGCAATAAATAAACTAGGTGCTCTAAAGATAGATTTTATACAATAAGCTTTCAGTGTTTCTTGGAAGATGGCAGCATTTGGGCAagactgtttgtttttttcttcaagtgTTCTTGTTACAGGTGAAAAACAGTGAAGTTACGTAGTTCTCCAGAGATTAAAATGATTTCAGAGTCAGGGTAGAGTGTATTTTCTAAGATTGAACGGTGGCAAAACATTATTCTTTCAATGTTTTTTCTAAAGATGTAAATTTTAAACTGCTAAAAGAATGTTTTGGGGTTTTGATCTTTGCttattatttgacatttttaaaaacaagcattACTTGTAGTCACTGGGATACTAAATgacttctctctatatatacatatgtgtacaaaCCCCCCAAAAGTATTGGCTCACTTTTCAGAAGAGCCGTGGGCTAGGGTTTCCCTCTTAATGGACAGTGAGTGAAAACTTCAGTATCCTTCCGTCAAAGCCCTTGACAGGATGTGATTTGCTAGAGAAAGCACCATGGCTTCTGCCCTGGGAGGTCCTGACGTCCTCGTCTTTCCTGAAATGACCACGGACATTGGGGCTAAGATGTTATACTTACAGTGGGATCTCTCAGGTCATCTGAAGACACTTTGCCAGCGTATCTTCACTTCCTGAAGTGGGACACATCTGAACGAGGAGGGACAGACAGCCGTGCAGACGGGCAGCTTTTCCTTGTTAGGGTTGTAAAGCATTGGAGCGCAAGTTGTAAAGCTGTGGATGCTTTTAGTCTTGTTTATCAGTTTCTAAAGTCGGCTGGACCTGTGAGGACTCCAAGAACACAGCTGTGGTGGTGGCAGTCTGCTCTTACTTCTATGTGAATGTAGAACCGGAGACTCAACTTCATTTTCATGCCTAAAAGTGCCTTGTCGAGAAAGttccacaggtttttttttttttaatacatatttttgtacAAAAAGGGGAAATGCACTTTAAAAATCACAAGAATGGATGCCTTGTGTGTAGTATAAGAGAGTGGTTTGTTTGGATCTCAAATGCAAAAATGTAATAAAGGTAGAAAACCCAAAATGGAAAGTGTCCTATTTTAAAACTGACTCTCTTACAGTCAGAGGTTGGGGAGGAACATTTTCAATCAGTGTGTTTCCACATATAGAAAGCCAGTTTCCAAAAGGGCTAGGACACAATCAGTGGCTAAGCTGAAAAGCTGGAAGATGCAGAGAAAGGAGTAATTGCTTTTTAAGCTGTTAAAGCAGCCAAGGCTGATTACAACTAAGAAAGTGATTGCCAGGGAAGAGGAACAGGGGCCTGAGTTGTTATAAATCGTTTTTAATGATCTCAGGGTAGATCTCTTCCTACCCTCTCACTTGCTCTTGAAGAGTATTTTTGGTTTAATGTATGCAACAGTGGGAAAACTAATAAGCAGCTATCATAACTTGGAACTGTTTAATCAGACAGACTTTGCAACCAGCAAACCACACAGCTCCTAGTGGGGCCCTGCCTCCAAGGGGTGCAGGACATTCACCCTAAGTAAGAGTTCAGAGATGTTTTATTTCAAAGTTCAGAAGATGGGATGCAGGCGAGGTCAACTGCTGCCAGATGTTTCCTGCCAATCAGTCTCAGCTACAGGGGAAAGGCAGTGGTGTTTCTGCCGTAGAAAGAGTATTTTCAGTCTTAGCACCTGGTCAATAAGTGCCCAAAGTGAGCTACAAGCGTAACCATCTTTCTCAAGCCTGGCAAACACTGCCCACGTTTTGGCTTTCcagaaataaggggaaaaaagaacactTGTTTTTATGAATGTCGACTTGAGATACAATGTGGTTTTCATAATCATTACATAATTCTCATTTGTGAGATGGACATTCAGGAGATATCTAgagtaaaaagaaacaaggaaagaaaaaaaaaaaaaaaaaagccaaaccagTTTTCTAGAGCAACATCCCCAGAATAGCAAATATCCAGCTCTGTGAATAATTCAATGGAATATTTGTTGCTCATGGGCAAGGCCATTTCTAggtactgtttctttttttttttaccttcagtTTCGGCTGTACCGGATGCAGGGTCCACGTTGCTGCCTGCGGGCTTCTCTAATCGCAGTGAtccggggctactctctagttgcagaatacgggcttctcactgcagtggcttcttttgtggagACTGGGCCCCAGgcaagcaggcttcagtagttgggaaACATgaacttagttgctcagtggcatcttcccggaccagggatcaaacctgtgtcccctgcattggtaggcgggttcttacccattgtgccaccagggaggtcATCTAGGCACTATTTCTACTCAACCCTGTATGAGACAGTCATGTTTTAGGTGAGTCCTCTAGGAGCCGTGGAAACTGGTACTGCCAGGGTATCAGTAGTGGGTAAGCCTGGCGCCTGGCCTTGACCCTGCCGCCCCCTGTCAACTGCTCTACTGAAGGGGTTCTGAGTATTTTTAGCAGGAATAAGGTAACCAGGGGCTCTGGCAGTGCCCTGAGTACTTCTTAGAGTTGGCCAacatgtttgcttttaaaatgcttCTAAATATAAACTTGTAAGAAGTGCCATGTACACTTTGCATTCTTCGTGAGGATCACAGGAACAAGAGCATTCCAGACGACGGTGTGGTCGGAAAACCATCAGTGTTCACGCTGGAAGGGCTATCTGGGAGCTCTTTTTATGGATTAAGAGACAAAGGCCCTTGGTGTGTTCCCAAGAGTCACAGAGCCAGTTGGTGACAAAGCTGAGTGGACTGCACATGagagtctctttttctttttccaagaacTGTCCCCCAAAACTGGAGCCTCTCTCATGGAACCGAGACTAAAATTCTGAAAAGACGTTCCTCGTGCTAGAAAGATGTGATTCCCTGGGGAGGCATGAAcacctgcatctttttttttttttttggctgcaccccgtggcttacaggatcttagttctctgaccagggatcgaacccatgcccttcCTGCAGTGGAAccgcagagtcctagccactggacagccagggaaggcCCTGAACACAAGGGGCATATGGCAAGGACCATTGACCACGTGGAAGCATGAAGGTCAACATTAAAAGATTTGGGTATCCTAGGGCCTAGCTGGACAGCAGGGTGTGATTGATCGTAGGAAACCGCCAGTGGGCCCCATCTACCCACTCATCTAAGGATTTGGAGCCCACACTGCCTTCCACCTGTGGCCCAGGACCCCCTAACCCTCATTTCTTCCCCTGTGACATCACCCATTCCTGGAGAGGAAACAAGTAATCTCAACAGAGGTCTTCGTCCACAAGGGGTTCTCCGGTAGGTGACACTCCCCAGACACTTCCCCAGTATCAGACCCAGTGCCAGACTTGAGTCGAGACAAGGTAGGAAGAGGATGCCTAATACTCAGTCTTCTTTGGAGCCAAAGACAACAATGATCCAGGACCCTGGGCCTCGACGCCAAATGCAAGATCAGGTGGCTAGATCAGGGCTTGGCAGCCTTTTCccataaagggccagatagtcaTTATATTAGGATTTGCACATCATGTTTTCCTACGtcactattctttaaaaaaaaaaaaaaaaaaaaatatatatatatatatatatataataaccaTTCTCAGCTGTGTTCCAAAAGCAAACTGGCCAAgggctgtagtttgctgacccTGGTTGAAGAATCACATAGAGTGAGCCCTCAGAGGAGACTTGTAGCCCCTCAGCTGAGGCCTGGAGTCAACTTtccagtttgtttgtttaaacacCATATAATTTATGGTCTAAACTGGGATGCTTTTCAGAATGAATGGGGGGCTCTGAATGACCCTGGAGAACTCATGGAAACCAGCAGCTGGGCAAGCCCTGCTGTGTCAGGCCTGCCAGGCTCACCTATCCTAGACTTGAGGATCTCCTTAGACCTCAAGGAACTCCAAAAGCCCCAGCCATGGAActtatggaacttccctggctgtccagtgattaagactacttgcttccaatgcagggggtacaagTTCAATCTCTAgttagggaaccaagatcctgtatgccactaggtcaaaaata from Bos mutus isolate GX-2022 chromosome 27, NWIPB_WYAK_1.1, whole genome shotgun sequence encodes the following:
- the PPP1R3B gene encoding protein phosphatase 1 regulatory subunit 3B isoform X1; the encoded protein is MRLPAEGAHLSPGPRSCCRRRCPCHPGWDAAAGWRLRTSGLMSCTRVLACSSSPVMAVDIECRYSCMAPSLRRERFAFQIAPKPSKPLRPCIQLSGKNEASGTVAPTVQEKKVKKRVSFADNQGLALTMVKVFSEFDDPLDIPLNITELLDSIVSLTTAESESFVLDFSQPSADYLDFRNRLQTDHVCLENCVLKDRSIAGTVKVQNLAFEKTVKVRMTFDTWKSFTDFPCWYVKDTYAGSDKDTFSFDVSLPEKIQSYERMEFAVCYECNGQTYWDSNKGKNYRIIRAELQSTQGTAQPPNGPDFEIAFDQFGSPRCSYGLFPEWPSYLGYEKLGPYY
- the PPP1R3B gene encoding protein phosphatase 1 regulatory subunit 3B isoform X2, whose translation is MAVDIECRYSCMAPSLRRERFAFQIAPKPSKPLRPCIQLSGKNEASGTVAPTVQEKKVKKRVSFADNQGLALTMVKVFSEFDDPLDIPLNITELLDSIVSLTTAESESFVLDFSQPSADYLDFRNRLQTDHVCLENCVLKDRSIAGTVKVQNLAFEKTVKVRMTFDTWKSFTDFPCWYVKDTYAGSDKDTFSFDVSLPEKIQSYERMEFAVCYECNGQTYWDSNKGKNYRIIRAELQSTQGTAQPPNGPDFEIAFDQFGSPRCSYGLFPEWPSYLGYEKLGPYY